A stretch of Mytilus edulis chromosome 11, xbMytEdul2.2, whole genome shotgun sequence DNA encodes these proteins:
- the LOC139496391 gene encoding uncharacterized protein, with amino-acid sequence MAIITLLLLSVVGSAFCHGPYGRGGGGGDWGKGGYGSGYGGGSGGGYSVGYGGGGGGGFGSGIGGGGLLVLGGGGGGGGGGGGGGGGKKGGQVWCTCRKGQCLKGEFVLDKYCRLAPLFPGKWTTCCKYFPGSVTNRSYGGGGGAGFGSGAGIGGGAVIVVGSGGGAGGGGGYGYGGGSGYGGGSGYGGGSGYGGGSGYGGKKGSSY; translated from the exons ATGGCTATTATAACTTTACTGCTGTTGAGTGTTGTCGGATCTGCATTTTGCCATGGCCCATATGGTAGAGGCGGCGGTGGCGGCGATTGGGGAAAAGGAG gATATGGGTCAGGATATGGTGGTGGAAGCGGCGGAGGTTATAGTGTTGGGTATGGCGGCGGTGGTGGGGGAGGATTCGGATCTGGTATTGGTGGTGGTGGACTATTGGTATTAGGCggtggaggaggaggaggaggaggtggTGGAGGAGGTGGCGGAGGAAAAAAAG GTGGTCAAGTATGGTGCACCTGTCGTAAAGGACAATGTCTTAAAGGAGAATTTGTTTTGGACAAGTATTGCAGACTAGCACCCTTATTCCCAGGGAAGTGGACTACATGTTGCAAGTATTTTCCAGGAAGTGTAACTAACCGTAGTTATGGTGGAGGTGGTGGAGCTGGATTCGGTAGCGGGGCTGGAATCGGCGGTGGAGCTGTTATTGTAGTTGGATCTGGTGGAGGAGCTGGAGGTGGTGGAGGATATGGATATGGAGGAGGATCTGGATATGGAGGTGGATCTGGGTATGGAGGTGGATCTGGGTATGGAGGTGGATCTGGATATGGAGGCAAAAAAGGAAGTTCTTACTAA
- the LOC139494645 gene encoding high mobility group protein B1-like, with the protein MAYVSAEFSVRLQTTQKQQSGDIVTKIKVDKTRYEQNLKEELKDRKYLNIRTPNGIEQATNQLIAGLTNALNLSYSRRKSKFSRKKNISWSPQLAKALGISKKAFYLWKKVGSPPSKKAFYPWKKGGLPEEEEEEEEEEEEEEEEEEEEEEEEEDEDEYHHDGVF; encoded by the exons ATGGCATACGTCTCTGCTGAATTTTCTGTTAGATTACAGACCACTCAAAAACAACAGAGTGGGGATATTGTGACTAAGATTAAGGTTGACAAAACAAGATATGAACAAAATTTAAAGGAAGAATTAAAAGATAGAAAGTATCTGAATATTAGAACACCTAACGGTATTGAACAAGCTACAAACCAGCTAATAGCTGGTCTTACTAACGCTTTAAATTTGAGCTATTCACGTAGGAAATCCAAATTTAGTAGAAAAAAGAATATCAGCTGGTCTCCACAACTTGCAAAAGCTCTAGGTATCTCAAAAAAGGCATTCTATCTGTGGAAAAAGGTTGGTTCACCTCCCTCAAAAAAGGCATTCTATCCGTGGAAAAAG GGTGGACtgccagaagaagaagaagaagaagaagaagaagaagaagaagaagaagaagaagaagaagaagaagaagaagaagaagaagacgaAGACGAATATCATCATGACGGggtcttttaa